The following are from one region of the Trueperaceae bacterium genome:
- a CDS encoding hemolysin family protein gives MPLVAWAQVPAAPETGVQAWQVALLVVLLALSGLMSGSETALTALGAWKIRQLREEGLDPTGVFGLLERQPTRFITTLLIGNNLVNIGATALVTQMSIQLSRQVGFAESLAVGYATGLMTFLVLIFGEITPKSLAVHNAVGFSRVVIRPVYVLSVVLYPVGRFFTWITTLLLRSVRLEPASSPLITENELRLMLRSAEESGVIEAQEERMIKGIIDLEETVVREVMTPRVDVVAVAADAPLEDLLALVTEHGYSRLPVYEETIDEMRGIVLARDLLPYLGRPEALARLTVADLMGPPQYVPETLSVLNLLRDMRQRKVHLAVVVDEFGGTAGLVTLEDVIEEITGEIYDESDEVEAADVVGQGDGTYLVQGTTNLEEVGEALQLVFEDEGEYDTLAGFLIARYGSIPQVGDRLAHDGADFEVVEGDERRVSRVRVTLHRTPFPHDLDDGADDGAAEGATSDVAPSVQGGVASLDPDASDVPPR, from the coding sequence GTGCCGCTGGTCGCGTGGGCGCAGGTGCCCGCCGCGCCCGAGACGGGCGTGCAGGCGTGGCAGGTGGCGCTGTTGGTGGTGCTCCTGGCGCTCTCCGGCCTGATGTCGGGTTCGGAGACGGCGCTGACGGCGCTCGGGGCGTGGAAGATCCGGCAGTTGCGCGAGGAGGGCCTCGACCCGACCGGGGTGTTCGGCCTGCTCGAGCGGCAACCGACGCGCTTCATCACGACGCTGTTGATCGGCAACAACCTGGTGAACATCGGAGCGACCGCGCTCGTGACGCAGATGTCGATCCAGCTCTCGCGCCAGGTCGGCTTCGCGGAGTCCCTCGCGGTGGGCTACGCCACCGGCCTCATGACGTTCCTGGTGTTGATCTTCGGGGAGATCACGCCGAAGTCGTTGGCGGTCCACAACGCCGTGGGCTTCAGTCGCGTCGTGATCCGTCCCGTGTACGTCCTCTCGGTCGTGCTGTACCCCGTGGGGCGCTTCTTCACGTGGATCACGACGCTGCTGCTGCGCAGCGTCCGGCTGGAGCCGGCCTCGTCGCCGTTGATTACGGAGAACGAACTGCGCCTCATGCTCCGCAGCGCCGAGGAGTCCGGCGTCATCGAGGCGCAGGAGGAACGGATGATCAAGGGGATCATCGATCTCGAGGAGACCGTGGTGCGCGAGGTCATGACGCCCCGCGTCGACGTCGTGGCGGTCGCCGCCGACGCGCCGCTCGAGGACCTGTTGGCGTTGGTGACCGAGCACGGCTACAGCCGCCTTCCGGTGTACGAGGAGACGATCGACGAGATGCGCGGCATCGTCCTCGCGCGGGACCTGCTGCCCTACCTCGGGCGGCCCGAGGCGTTGGCGCGCCTCACGGTCGCGGACCTGATGGGGCCCCCGCAGTACGTGCCGGAGACCCTGTCGGTCCTGAACCTGCTGCGCGACATGCGCCAGCGCAAGGTGCACCTCGCGGTCGTCGTCGACGAGTTCGGGGGGACGGCGGGCCTCGTGACGCTCGAGGACGTCATCGAGGAGATCACCGGCGAGATCTACGACGAGAGCGACGAGGTGGAGGCCGCCGACGTCGTGGGGCAGGGGGACGGGACGTACCTGGTGCAGGGCACCACGAACCTCGAGGAGGTCGGGGAGGCGCTGCAGCTGGTGTTCGAGGACGAGGGCGAGTACGACACCCTCGCCGGGTTCCTGATCGCGCGGTACGGCTCGATCCCGCAGGTCGGCGACCGACTGGCGCACGACGGCGCCGACTTCGAGGTCGTCGAGGGGGACGAACGTCGCGTCAGTCGCGTCCGGGTGACGCTGCACCGGACGCCGTTCCCGCACGACCTGGACGACGGGGCGGACGACGGCGCGGCGGAGGGCGCGACGTCCGACGTCGCGCCCTCCGTTCAGGGGGGCGTCGCGTCGCTCGACCCCGACGCGTCCGACGTCCCCCCGCGGTAG
- the alr gene encoding alanine racemase: MSHPDPLDAAAPVATIDLDAIAANAGRLRARLEGGTELLAAVKADAYAHGLVPVARTLEGAGVGWFGVATPHEARALRDAGVTGRILLFGPLPETVLASLLPRGVDLSVATTADVAAAARAAAPLRAAGDLPHDVPLHVAVDTGMGRIGRGPHDAAAVARAVADAPGVRLEGVWTHFARADEADRTATHVQHAQFEATLAAVAADGLTPPLRHAANSAATLAHPATHHDLVRPGIAVYGHAPSPDLADAAADLTPALTLDAPVTFVKDVAAGTAISYGHAWTAPRATRIATVRLGYADGYPRGASNLGDAALPGGDAPARVVGRVCMDQLMLDVGDADLAPGDRVTLLAGSGPADAARLAARLGTIPYELLARIGPRVVRRYRGGTSDASGSSDATPP; the protein is encoded by the coding sequence ATGAGCCACCCCGACCCGCTCGACGCCGCCGCGCCGGTCGCCACGATCGACCTCGACGCGATCGCCGCGAACGCGGGCCGCCTCCGGGCGCGCCTCGAGGGAGGCACCGAGCTGCTCGCGGCGGTCAAGGCGGACGCGTACGCGCACGGGCTCGTGCCCGTCGCTCGCACCCTCGAGGGGGCGGGCGTCGGCTGGTTCGGGGTCGCGACGCCGCACGAGGCGCGCGCCTTGCGCGACGCCGGCGTCACCGGCCGCATCCTCCTCTTCGGACCGCTCCCCGAGACGGTCCTGGCGTCGCTGCTTCCGCGCGGCGTCGACCTGAGCGTCGCGACGACCGCGGACGTCGCCGCCGCCGCCCGGGCCGCCGCCCCCCTCCGGGCGGCCGGCGACCTTCCCCACGACGTGCCCCTCCACGTCGCGGTCGACACCGGCATGGGCCGCATCGGGCGCGGCCCCCACGACGCCGCCGCCGTCGCGCGCGCCGTCGCCGACGCGCCCGGCGTCCGCCTCGAGGGGGTGTGGACGCACTTCGCCCGCGCGGACGAGGCGGACCGGACCGCGACCCACGTGCAGCACGCGCAGTTCGAGGCGACGCTCGCGGCGGTGGCGGCCGACGGCCTCACGCCCCCCCTCCGCCACGCGGCGAACAGCGCCGCGACGCTCGCGCACCCCGCGACGCATCACGACCTCGTCCGGCCCGGGATCGCCGTCTACGGGCACGCCCCCAGTCCCGACCTGGCCGACGCCGCCGCGGACCTCACGCCCGCCCTGACGCTCGACGCGCCCGTCACGTTCGTCAAGGACGTCGCGGCCGGCACCGCCATCAGTTACGGGCACGCCTGGACCGCGCCGCGCGCGACGCGCATCGCGACCGTCCGGCTCGGGTACGCCGACGGCTACCCGCGCGGCGCGTCGAACCTCGGCGACGCCGCCCTCCCCGGCGGGGACGCCCCCGCCCGGGTCGTGGGGCGCGTCTGCATGGATCAACTGATGCTCGACGTCGGCGACGCGGACCTCGCGCCCGGCGACCGCGTCACGCTGCTCGCCGGGTCCGGGCCGGCGGACGCCGCGCGGCTCGCGGCGCGGCTCGGCACGATCCCCTACGAACTGCTCGCGCGGATCGGGCCGCGGGTGGTGCGCCGCTACCGCGGGGGGACGTCGGACGCGTCGGGGTCGAGCGACGCGACGCCCCCCTGA